A window of Oncorhynchus tshawytscha isolate Ot180627B linkage group LG10, Otsh_v2.0, whole genome shotgun sequence contains these coding sequences:
- the lrrcc1 gene encoding LOW QUALITY PROTEIN: leucine-rich repeat and coiled-coil domain-containing protein 1 (The sequence of the model RefSeq protein was modified relative to this genomic sequence to represent the inferred CDS: deleted 1 base in 1 codon), whose amino-acid sequence MADGELCLIDKSISSLLEVPLSANVTSLNLHCNRILKVEGLTTAWHLRHLDLSSNHISRIEGLNSLASLRTLNLSCNLITKVEGLNGLVNLIRLNLAYNQISDLTGLLYLHGAEYKLRHLHLHSNRLDSINQLLQCMLGLENLSDVTLSVEGAGNSLCSLPGYREMVLQSLPQVSSLDGVDRLGNPAPLGEDSPIDIPGLENYVDFLLPSDTSANELARVDGSSTTSHIDEVLKQFRQRAGGPVGAPDPVRRPQVPQPGWATAGSYSTAADPNNEQRIQKLEHQVSRLFQQTPAGEVSSSSTPFVKVRRPKRDIDNTSESECDSGKENRGRRSRIPTRHRSSNSPAVKRTIKQPTKAKQPDSDQERSKGKSSKCSVVPGRKSGVHQAFGGADSIGPVRKTPSSTKQAVEETYRAIVEERDQERERRWKAEQAVRKLTEQMKTLQTQASQEKDLQSMALHTTDRLKELLLKERSERSGLQARVEELDERCQSSALQLEQVLQREEQHKRALRSLEDSTSHSEARKARRQAEEMKRSQELENKASALMRELEIQRASLRQHKDKLRQLHELLASREQVHRKELEGRLVPGGAEFQEVVAKEVAVVEQRHAQSRAGLEDRLAQASQQYTALEDEFRMALTIEAARFTEVEQGCTRLSAELSEVKAALSQTQQRERQAGGLVQELTAMVKEQKSRITELSKSKRDAVTELKGRVRSLEAGAEEDRRLQLQLELVKKDKARLLSQLTAQESVIDGLRAERRIWGQELAQQGASLSQDRGRLETLQGQARIEVLAAELESQKKQNERDNDALRIKVKVIDDQTETIRKLKEGLQERDEQGRRQREESLQAQRRLQQQLEESSATSQDLGDTVQQLSLRKEQLKQQLEDKEMELDEVKAAFSVSNKKWQDKADLLTRLESQVKRMKEGFDSKESLLLEERDKASQAHKAVVEKLHSMDDAFRRQLESLQASHQTELLRLANDKQKRIEQSNQKVFQVEEEMRQLLEETETEKKTMEEKMRRLTSVLKDF is encoded by the exons ATGGCGGATGGAGAGCTGTGTCTGATAGATAAGAGCATATCAAG TTTGCTGGAGGTCCCATTGAGTGCCAATGTCACATCCCTGAATCTGCATTGTAACCGTATTCTGAAAGTAGAGGGCTTGACCACTGCTTGGCATCTCCGACACTTGGATCTGTCGTCCAATCATATCTCTCGCATCGAGGGCCTCAACTCTCTAGCCTCACTGAGAACCTTGAACTTGTCCTGCAACTTGATCACTAAGGTCGAAG GACTGAATGGACTTGTTAACCTGATACGATTAAACCTGGCCTATAATCAGATAAGTGACCTCACAG GTTTGCTGTACCTTCACGGGGCAGAGTACAAATTGAGACACCTCCATCTCCATAGCAACCGCTTGGACAGCATCAACCAGCTGCTGCAGTGCATGCTGGGACTGGAGAATCTGAGTGATGTCACCCTAAGCGTGGAGGGAGCAGGCAATTCACTCTGCAGCTTACCAG GTTACAGAGAGATGGTGCTCCAGTCCTTACCCCAGGTCTCCAGCCTGGATGGGGTGGACCGGCTGGGGAACCCTGCTCCTCTGGGGGAGGACAGCCCCATCGACATCCCCGGCCTGGAGAATTACGTGGACTTCTTGCTCCCCTCAGACACCAGTGCCAACGAACTG GCTAGGGTTGATGGCTCTTCCACCACTTCCCATATTGACGAGGTGCTGAAGCAGTTCCGCCAGCGGGCAGGGGGCCCAGTGGGGGCCCCAGATCCAGTCAGACGGCCCCAGGTTCCACAGCCAGGTTGGGCTACAGCGGGCAGCTATAGTACAGCAGCAGACCCAAACAATGAACAGCGTATCCAGAAACTGGAGCACCAGGTGTCCCGGCTGTTCCAACAG ACTCCTGCAGGGGAGGTCTCCAGCAGCTCCACCCCCTTTGTGAAGGTACGGAGGCCCAAGAGGGACATAGACAACACGTCAGAGAGTGAGTGTGATAGCGGGAAGGAGAACCGGGGGCGTCGCTCCAGAATCCCAACTCGGCACAGGAGTAGCAACAGTCCTGCAGTGAAGAGGACCATCAAGCAGCCCACCAAGGCCAAACAACCAGACAG TGATCAAGAGAGAAGCAAAGGGAAAAGTTCAAAGTGTTCAGTTGTCCCTGGGAGGAAGTCAGGCGTCCATCAGGCCTTTGGGGGTGCCGACTCAATAGGACCAGTCAGGAAGACCCCCAGCAGCACCAAACAAGCAGTGGAGGAGACTTATAGG GCGATCGTGGAGGAGCgtgatcaggagagagagaggcggtggaAGGCTGAGCAGGCTGTGAGGAAGCTGACTGAGCAGATGAAGACCTTGCAGACCCAGGCCAGCCAGGAGAAAGACCTGCAGAGCATGGCCCTGCACACCACCGACAG ACTGAAGGAGCTGTTGTTGAAGGAGCGTTCGGAGCGCTCTGGTCTGCAGGCTCGCGTGGAGGAGCTGGATGAGAGGTGTCAGAGCTCCGCGCTGCAGCTGGAGCAGGTCCTGCAGCGGGAGGAGCAACACAAGAGGGCGCTGCGCAGCCTGGAGGACAGCACGTCCCATAGTGAAGCACGGAAGGCACGCCGGCAGGCTGAGGAG ATGAAGAGGAGCCAGGAGCTGGAGAACAAGGCATCGGCCCTGATGAGAGAACTTGAGATCCAGCGAGCTTCGCTCCGACAGCATAAAGACAAGCTACGGCAGCTCCATGAACTGCTGGCTTCCAGGGAACAAGTgcacag GAAGGAGCTGGAGGGTCGGCTGGTGCCAGGCGGGGCGGAGTTCCAGGAGGTGGTGGCCAAGGAGGTGGCTGTTGTAGAGCAGAGACACGCCCAGAGCAGGGCTGGGTTGGAGGACAGATTGGCCCAGGCCTCACAGCAGTACACTGCCCTGGAGGACGAGTTCCGTATGGCCCTCACCATCGAGGCTGCTCGCTTCACTGAG GTGGAGCAGGGCTGTACCCGGCTGAGTGCTGAGCTGTCGGAGGTGAAGGCTGCCCTGTCTCAGacccaacagagagagagacaggcagggggtCTGGTGCAGGAGCTCACCGCCATGGTCAAGGAGCAGAAGAGCCGCATCACAGAGCTCAGCAAATCCAAGCGAGACGCCGTCACGGAGCTCAAG GGCCGCGTGCGGTCTCTGGAGGCGGGGGCGGAGGAGGACAGGCGTCTGCAACTGCAGCTGGAGCTGGTGAAGAAGGACAAGGCCAGGCTGCTGTCCCAGCTCACCGCCCAGGAGTCCGTTATAGACGGCCTCAGAGCTGAGAGGAGGATCTGGGGACAGGAGCTGGCTCAACAAG GAGCGTCTCTGTCCCAGGACAGGGGTCGTCTGGAA ACACTTCAAGGCCAGGCGAGGATTGAGGTGTTGGCTGCTGAACTGGAGAGTCAGAAGAAACAGAACGAGCGAGACAACGATGCCCTGAGGATCAAAGTCAAGGTCATCGATGACCAGACAGAGACCATTCGCAAACTCAAAGAG ggcCTACAAGAGCGTGACGAGCAGGGCCGGAGGCAGCGCGAGGAGAGCCTGCAGGCCCAGCGGCGCCTGCAGCAGCAGCTGGAGGAGTCGTCAGCCACATCGCAGGACCTGGGAGACACGGTGCAGCAGCTCAGTCTCCGCAAGGAGCAGCTCAAGCAACAGCTGGAGGACAAGGAGATGGAGCTGGACGAGGTCAAGGCCGCCTTCAG TGTGTCCAATAAGAAGTGGCAGGACAAGGCTGACCTGCTGACCCGGCTGGAGAGCCAGGTGAAACGCATGAAGGAGGGCTTCGACTCTAAAGAGAGCCTGctgctggaggagagagacaaggccTCACAGGCGCACAA AGCGGTGGTAGAGAAGCTACACAGTATGGACGATGCATTCCGGCGACAGCTGGAGTCGCTACAGGCATCCCATCAGACCGAGCTCCTACGGCTGGCCAATGACAAGCAGAAACGGATTGAACAGTCTAATCAGAAG GTATttcaggtggaggaggagatgcgTCAGCTCCTGGAGGAGACTGAAACTGAGAAGAAAACAATGGAGGAGAAGATGAGACGTCTCACCAGCGTATTGAAAGACTTCTAA
- the e2f5 gene encoding transcription factor E2F5 isoform X2: protein MAESVRSSLPNGGAASSRHEKSLGLLTIKFVTLLQEAKDGVLDLKVAADSLAVRQKRRIYDITNVLEGVGLIEKKTKNIIQWRGENLGCQTAEVLEQVEVLTAQLCELEEQEKELDSQKAWLEQSIKHMNDDPIASRYMYVTHEDICDAFSGDTLLAVVAPSGTQLEVPVPETGQRGQKRYQVNLRSTSAPIQVMLINKESGSSRPVVFSVPPPEDLSSMPTPPTTPADLQRFPLPSDSAHFPSPATHHISEHKMAPLRRHDEDLTPSSTPPDIHMECHPQATTGLAMQQLVGMPTGVQQQGVLGGHLGQELQSMLDVGSLLKLTNTGDHMKEEREGVADLIDELMSSDGVDYNFNLDDNEGVCDLFDVQILNY from the exons ATGGCTGAGTCTGTGCGCTCGAGCCTGCCGAACGGCGGAGCCGCATCGAGTCGACATGAGAAAAGTTTGGGGCTCCTCACAATCAAGTTCGTGACTTTACTCCAAGAGGCGAAGGACGGCGTACTTGACCTGAAAGTG GCTGCAGACAGCTTGGCCGTGAGACAGAAGAGGAGGATCTATGACATCACCAACGTGCTGGAGGGAGTGGGCCTCATCGAGAAGAAAACCAAGAACATAATTCAGTGGAG AGGGGAGAACTTGGGCTGCCAGACAGCAGAGGTGCTGGAGCAGGTGGAGGTGCTGACAGCTCAGCTGTGTGAgctggaggagcaggagaaggagcTTGACAGCCAGAAGGCCTGGCTGGAGCAGAGCATCAAACACATGAACGATGACCCCATCGCCAGCAG GTATATGTATGTGACCCACGAGGACATCTGTGATGCGTTCAGCGGAGACACTCTCCTGGCGGTGGTCGCTCCCTCAGGAACACAGCTGGAGGTACCGGTGCCTGAAACG GGTCAGAGAGGCCAGAAGAGGTACCAGGTGAATCTAAGGAGCACGTCTGCGCCGATCCAGGTGATGCTCATCAACAAAGAGTCTGGTTCCTCCAGACCCGTTGTGTTCTCTGTGCCTCCCCCAGAGGACCTGTCTTCTATGCCTACCCCACCCACCACCCCTGCGGACCTGCAGAGGTTCCCCCTGCCCTCCGACTCAGCCCATTTCCCCAGCCCTGCGACACACCACATCTCTGAACACAAGATGGCGCCACTGCGGAGGCACGATGAGGATCTTAcaccctcctccaccccaccAGACATACACATGG AATGCCACCCTCAGGCGACTACTGGTCTAGCAATGCAGCAGTTGGTCGGCATGCCAACAGGGGTCCAGCAGCAAGGGGTTCTGGGAGGACACTTGGGCCAGGAGCTCCAGTCCATGCTGGACGTGGGCAGCCTTCTGAAATTAACCAACACAGGAGACCacatgaaggaagagagagagg GTGTGGCTGACCTAATAGATGAGCTGATGTCTTCTGATG GGGTGGACTACAACTTCAACCTGGATGACAATGAGGGAGTCTGTGATCTGTTCGACGTCCAGATCCTCAATTACTGA
- the e2f5 gene encoding transcription factor E2F5 isoform X1 has translation MAESVRSSLPNGGAASSRHEKSLGLLTIKFVTLLQEAKDGVLDLKVAADSLAVRQKRRIYDITNVLEGVGLIEKKTKNIIQWRGENLGCQTAEVLEQVEVLTAQLCELEEQEKELDSQKAWLEQSIKHMNDDPIASRYMYVTHEDICDAFSGDTLLAVVAPSGTQLEVPVPETGQRGQKRYQVNLRSTSAPIQVMLINKESGSSRPVVFSVPPPEDLSSMPTPPTTPADLQRFPLPSDSAHFPSPATHHISEHKMAPLRRHDEDLTPSSTPPDIHMECHPQATTGLAMQQLVGMPTGVQQQGVLGGHLGQELQSMLDVGSLLKLTNTGDHMKEEREGVADLIDELMSSDVFPLLRLSPNAGVDYNFNLDDNEGVCDLFDVQILNY, from the exons ATGGCTGAGTCTGTGCGCTCGAGCCTGCCGAACGGCGGAGCCGCATCGAGTCGACATGAGAAAAGTTTGGGGCTCCTCACAATCAAGTTCGTGACTTTACTCCAAGAGGCGAAGGACGGCGTACTTGACCTGAAAGTG GCTGCAGACAGCTTGGCCGTGAGACAGAAGAGGAGGATCTATGACATCACCAACGTGCTGGAGGGAGTGGGCCTCATCGAGAAGAAAACCAAGAACATAATTCAGTGGAG AGGGGAGAACTTGGGCTGCCAGACAGCAGAGGTGCTGGAGCAGGTGGAGGTGCTGACAGCTCAGCTGTGTGAgctggaggagcaggagaaggagcTTGACAGCCAGAAGGCCTGGCTGGAGCAGAGCATCAAACACATGAACGATGACCCCATCGCCAGCAG GTATATGTATGTGACCCACGAGGACATCTGTGATGCGTTCAGCGGAGACACTCTCCTGGCGGTGGTCGCTCCCTCAGGAACACAGCTGGAGGTACCGGTGCCTGAAACG GGTCAGAGAGGCCAGAAGAGGTACCAGGTGAATCTAAGGAGCACGTCTGCGCCGATCCAGGTGATGCTCATCAACAAAGAGTCTGGTTCCTCCAGACCCGTTGTGTTCTCTGTGCCTCCCCCAGAGGACCTGTCTTCTATGCCTACCCCACCCACCACCCCTGCGGACCTGCAGAGGTTCCCCCTGCCCTCCGACTCAGCCCATTTCCCCAGCCCTGCGACACACCACATCTCTGAACACAAGATGGCGCCACTGCGGAGGCACGATGAGGATCTTAcaccctcctccaccccaccAGACATACACATGG AATGCCACCCTCAGGCGACTACTGGTCTAGCAATGCAGCAGTTGGTCGGCATGCCAACAGGGGTCCAGCAGCAAGGGGTTCTGGGAGGACACTTGGGCCAGGAGCTCCAGTCCATGCTGGACGTGGGCAGCCTTCTGAAATTAACCAACACAGGAGACCacatgaaggaagagagagagg GTGTGGCTGACCTAATAGATGAGCTGATGTCTTCTGATG TGTTCCCTCTGCTGCGACTGTCTCCCAATGCAGGGGTGGACTACAACTTCAACCTGGATGACAATGAGGGAGTCTGTGATCTGTTCGACGTCCAGATCCTCAATTACTGA